In Chitinophaga nivalis, a single genomic region encodes these proteins:
- a CDS encoding DEAD/DEAH box helicase, which translates to MQKENYSLGNILTNLKIDSLNEMQQASVDANRQKADVILLSATGSGKTLAFLLPVLEKLDAANKDTQALIVVPSRELALQIEKVFKQMGTGFKITACYGGHLRETEENNLIQPPAVIVGTPGRLGDHIRRENITTAAITTLVLDEFDKTLELGFQEEVSFITDSLPAINKRILTSATESVDIPDFLALQDPEKLNFLPEEGTPAARLEIKQVLAPENDKVETLFRLICYLGNRSTIVFCNHREAVERTSKMLSEKSIINTFYHGAMEQQERDAALCKFRNGSVNVLVTTDLAARGLDIPNIRYIVHFHLPHTEDSWTHRNGRTARMEASGTAIVILSPEEKLMPYIANEAVITIELPETAVLPEKPKWTTLFIAAGKKDKVNKIDIVGFLGNRGKLKKEDIGLIEVKDFFSFVAVVKSKVGHVLELIKNEKIKNKKVKIDIAR; encoded by the coding sequence ATGCAAAAAGAAAACTACAGCTTAGGTAATATTCTTACCAATCTCAAAATTGATTCACTCAATGAAATGCAGCAGGCATCGGTAGATGCAAATCGCCAAAAGGCCGATGTCATCCTGTTGTCTGCGACCGGTTCCGGTAAAACGCTGGCTTTCCTGTTACCGGTACTGGAAAAACTGGATGCTGCCAATAAAGATACACAGGCCCTGATTGTGGTGCCTTCCCGTGAACTGGCGCTGCAGATAGAAAAAGTGTTTAAGCAGATGGGTACCGGATTTAAGATCACGGCCTGTTATGGCGGACACCTGAGAGAAACAGAAGAAAACAACCTCATACAGCCACCAGCCGTTATTGTTGGTACGCCTGGCCGTCTGGGTGATCACATCCGCCGGGAAAACATTACCACGGCGGCTATCACCACCCTGGTGCTGGATGAATTTGATAAAACCCTGGAACTGGGTTTCCAGGAAGAAGTATCTTTTATCACCGACTCGTTGCCGGCGATCAACAAACGTATCCTCACCTCCGCTACGGAATCCGTGGATATCCCGGATTTCCTGGCTTTGCAGGACCCGGAAAAACTCAACTTCCTGCCGGAAGAAGGTACACCGGCCGCCCGCCTGGAAATAAAACAGGTACTGGCACCGGAAAATGATAAGGTAGAAACCCTGTTTCGCCTCATCTGCTACCTGGGTAACCGCTCTACCATTGTATTCTGCAATCACCGCGAAGCCGTGGAGCGTACCAGCAAAATGTTGTCGGAAAAAAGTATCATCAATACCTTCTATCATGGCGCTATGGAACAACAGGAGCGGGATGCCGCCCTTTGCAAATTCCGCAACGGCTCCGTGAATGTACTGGTAACGACTGATCTGGCTGCCCGCGGCCTGGATATTCCGAATATCCGCTACATCGTACATTTCCATTTACCACATACCGAAGACAGCTGGACGCACCGCAACGGACGTACGGCCAGAATGGAAGCCAGCGGCACCGCTATCGTGATCCTGTCGCCGGAGGAAAAACTGATGCCATACATTGCCAATGAAGCGGTGATCACCATTGAACTGCCGGAAACGGCTGTTTTACCGGAAAAACCAAAATGGACCACCCTGTTCATTGCGGCTGGTAAAAAAGACAAGGTGAATAAAATAGATATCGTAGGTTTCCTCGGTAACCGGGGTAAACTGAAAAAAGAAGATATCGGCTTAATCGAAGTAAAAGACTTTTTCTCTTTTGTAGCAGTGGTAAAATCCAAAGTAGGACACGTACTGGAGCTGATCAAAAATGAAAAGATCAAAAACAAGAAAGTGAAGATCGATATTGCCCGTTAA
- a CDS encoding TonB-dependent receptor produces MRHLYLIVSLILFNLAVFAQNGSIKGKISTSDGQPAAFVTVGLKDTKKGTLTNEEGVFTLKNVKPGAYHLVISYTGMKTLENNVTVTADQATDVTYTLESSSSQLNEIVVEGTRTRTINKRPVSIGKLPVPAMDLPQSVAIIGHEVLEDQQAQRLSDVVKNVNGVYMASQRAGTQETFNARGYGFSSTNMFKNGIRVNTGVMPEMSSLERVEVLKGSAAILYGNVSPGAVMNMVTKQPKFNFGGEVNLRAGSYGLLKPSVDVYGPLSSKIAYRVNGTFETADSYRDQVHSKRYYVNPSLLFKLSDRTELLVQADYLKHDFTPDFGIGSIADKNILDVPRNTFFGAPWQYAHTQQTSASAILRHKFNDNWALTGTIGYSKYQRDYYAIERIQAKADSTWQRPLGRNANNEDYYSAQIDVTGKFHTGSLEHTILAGVDADRYLSGSYTYGVPSVLGKVKGIYDIINVYTFDRNALRTDMPVDTLLSRTNSPINRIGAYVQDLISISPKLKLLAGVRYSYLQTNVPETYNFQTGTTTTSSTATTRYDQAFSPRVGLVYKPIPTTAVFASYTTSFTPNNANDIYNVPLPASIITQYEVGVKNDFFKGLLSANLTLYRIRNNNYAQTAPFDKDGGINTNAAFKALIGETLSQGVEVDIAGHPLPGLDVIGGYSYNNITIEKVPEGVVGASVSGERLVGNPNHTANASVFYTFQQTKVKGLKLGAGVYYIGQRFAGWNNTVVKGTEVTNRLISVPGFTTLDFTAGYTFKRFAILGKVSNITNAYNYYVHENYSINPIPPTQFVGTVSYKF; encoded by the coding sequence ATCACCTGGTCATTTCCTATACAGGGATGAAAACCCTGGAAAATAATGTTACGGTTACAGCCGATCAGGCCACAGATGTGACCTACACGCTGGAATCCTCTTCCAGCCAGCTGAATGAAATTGTGGTAGAAGGTACCCGTACCAGAACCATTAATAAAAGACCTGTATCGATCGGTAAATTGCCGGTTCCGGCGATGGACCTGCCACAGAGTGTAGCCATCATCGGACATGAAGTACTGGAAGACCAGCAGGCGCAACGCCTGAGCGATGTGGTGAAAAATGTAAACGGTGTTTACATGGCTTCCCAGCGCGCCGGTACCCAGGAAACCTTCAATGCCCGTGGCTATGGCTTCTCCAGCACCAATATGTTCAAAAATGGTATCCGGGTAAATACCGGTGTGATGCCTGAAATGAGTTCCCTGGAAAGAGTAGAGGTATTGAAAGGTAGCGCGGCTATCCTGTATGGTAACGTGTCTCCGGGCGCCGTGATGAACATGGTGACCAAACAACCTAAATTCAATTTCGGTGGCGAAGTAAACCTGAGAGCCGGCAGCTATGGCCTATTAAAGCCATCTGTAGATGTGTATGGTCCTTTGTCTTCCAAAATAGCCTACCGCGTAAACGGTACCTTTGAAACGGCAGACAGCTACCGCGATCAGGTACATTCCAAACGTTATTATGTAAACCCTTCCTTGCTGTTTAAACTCAGCGACCGGACGGAATTGCTGGTACAGGCAGATTACCTGAAACACGATTTTACACCTGATTTCGGTATCGGTAGCATCGCAGATAAAAATATTCTCGACGTTCCCCGCAATACCTTCTTTGGCGCGCCATGGCAGTATGCCCACACGCAGCAAACCAGTGCATCTGCGATATTGCGCCATAAGTTCAACGATAACTGGGCCCTGACCGGTACCATCGGGTATTCCAAATACCAGCGTGACTATTACGCCATCGAAAGAATTCAGGCGAAGGCAGACAGCACCTGGCAACGGCCACTGGGTAGAAATGCCAATAACGAAGATTATTACTCCGCTCAAATAGATGTTACCGGTAAATTCCATACGGGTAGCCTGGAACATACGATCCTGGCTGGTGTGGATGCCGACCGGTACCTGTCTGGCAGCTACACCTATGGGGTGCCTTCTGTATTGGGAAAGGTAAAAGGTATTTATGATATCATTAATGTATATACGTTCGATCGCAATGCCTTACGGACAGATATGCCTGTAGATACCCTGCTCTCCAGAACCAATTCGCCGATTAACCGTATTGGTGCCTATGTACAGGATCTGATCAGCATCTCTCCTAAACTGAAATTACTGGCGGGCGTACGTTATTCTTACCTGCAGACGAATGTACCGGAAACCTATAACTTCCAGACCGGCACCACTACCACCAGCAGTACGGCTACAACCCGCTACGATCAGGCATTTTCTCCGCGTGTAGGACTGGTATACAAACCGATTCCTACAACTGCAGTATTTGCGAGCTATACGACTTCCTTTACGCCTAACAATGCCAATGATATCTACAATGTGCCTTTACCTGCTTCTATTATCACGCAATATGAAGTGGGAGTGAAGAATGATTTCTTCAAAGGATTATTATCTGCCAACCTGACTTTATACCGTATCCGGAATAATAATTATGCACAGACAGCGCCTTTCGATAAAGACGGTGGCATCAATACCAATGCGGCTTTTAAAGCATTGATTGGCGAAACCCTGAGCCAGGGTGTGGAAGTGGATATTGCCGGTCATCCGTTGCCAGGACTGGATGTTATCGGTGGTTACAGCTACAACAATATCACCATTGAAAAAGTACCCGAAGGGGTAGTAGGGGCATCTGTTTCCGGCGAACGCCTGGTAGGTAACCCGAATCATACTGCTAATGCGAGCGTATTCTATACTTTCCAGCAAACAAAGGTAAAAGGCCTGAAACTGGGTGCCGGTGTGTATTATATCGGCCAGCGTTTCGCCGGATGGAACAATACCGTGGTGAAAGGGACTGAGGTCACCAATCGTCTGATCTCCGTACCAGGCTTTACGACCCTGGATTTCACCGCCGGTTATACCTTTAAACGTTTTGCGATCCTGGGTAAAGTATCCAATATCACCAATGCATATAACTATTACGTGCACGAGAATTACAGCATCAACCCGATTCCGCCGACCCAGTTTGTTGGAACGGTTTCCTATAAATTCTAG
- a CDS encoding ADP-ribosylation/crystallin J1 — translation MTYTTLYRPVGPDELVLIEQSGWKRFPPRRPDQPIFYPVMNEAYAIQITTEWNVPAYGSGFVTRFAVASAFLEKYTVENVGSDLHNELWIPAEDLDAFNGHIIGLIEVTQSYHREPA, via the coding sequence ATGACATACACCACCTTATATCGGCCGGTAGGCCCCGACGAATTGGTATTGATAGAACAGTCCGGCTGGAAGCGGTTTCCGCCCCGCAGACCGGATCAGCCTATTTTCTATCCGGTGATGAATGAAGCCTATGCCATTCAGATCACCACCGAATGGAATGTGCCGGCCTATGGCAGCGGCTTTGTCACCCGGTTTGCCGTAGCCAGCGCCTTCCTGGAAAAATACACGGTAGAAAATGTAGGCAGCGACCTGCACAACGAATTATGGATACCTGCGGAAGACCTGGATGCCTTCAATGGTCATATCATCGGTCTTATTGAAGTCACTCAATCCTATCACCGGGAACCGGCATAA